Proteins from one Paenibacillus amylolyticus genomic window:
- a CDS encoding pectinesterase family protein, with protein sequence MTIQAAVDALPENGHGNVPIRVKAGVYHEKLHMEKPGIHLIGEGAEQTIITYDDYALKKFPDGSPYHTFHSYTAFIGSDDFTAEDISFVNAAGPGKQVGQALAVYVDGDRATFRRCRLIGHQDTIFTGPLPEQPMDRSYFGGPRDGAERRKLRQYFEDCYIEGDIDFIFGSATVVFKGCEIFTKNRLTEAEAADGQVNGWITAASTPEDVRYGYVFLDCDLTSNAPPQSVYLGRPWRHHAKVCFLNCWIGAHVKREGWHNWHKTDAEQTVQYAEYNSAGPGAAHAADRVTWAKIMTEQEAAEYALPLILSGVDGWQPFGGKGEQQR encoded by the coding sequence ATGACGATCCAGGCTGCAGTCGATGCCCTGCCTGAGAATGGCCACGGTAACGTTCCGATTCGAGTAAAGGCCGGAGTGTATCATGAGAAGCTGCACATGGAGAAGCCAGGCATCCATCTGATTGGAGAGGGAGCGGAGCAGACCATCATTACGTATGATGATTATGCACTCAAGAAGTTCCCTGATGGGTCGCCCTATCATACGTTCCATTCCTATACAGCCTTCATCGGTTCCGACGATTTCACGGCAGAGGACATTTCCTTCGTTAATGCTGCCGGTCCGGGTAAGCAGGTTGGTCAGGCGCTGGCCGTTTACGTAGATGGAGACCGGGCGACCTTTCGCCGCTGTCGCCTGATCGGTCACCAGGATACGATCTTCACCGGCCCGCTGCCGGAGCAGCCCATGGATCGCAGTTACTTTGGCGGGCCGCGCGATGGTGCCGAGCGGCGCAAACTGCGGCAGTATTTCGAGGACTGTTATATTGAAGGTGATATCGATTTTATTTTTGGCTCGGCCACAGTTGTATTTAAGGGCTGCGAGATCTTTACGAAGAATCGCCTGACTGAAGCGGAGGCTGCCGATGGACAAGTGAACGGCTGGATTACCGCAGCCTCTACGCCGGAGGATGTGCGTTACGGCTATGTATTTCTGGACTGTGATCTGACCAGCAATGCTCCGCCGCAGTCAGTGTATCTGGGCAGACCGTGGCGTCATCATGCCAAAGTCTGTTTCCTCAACTGCTGGATCGGCGCTCATGTGAAGCGGGAGGGCTGGCATAACTGGCACAAGACTGATGCAGAGCAGACCGTTCAGTATGCGGAGTATAACAGTGCTGGGCCTGGTGCCGCACATGCTGCCGATCGTGTGACTTGGGCCAAAATAATGACCGAGCAGGAAGCGGCGGAATATGCTCTACCTCTGATTCTATCCGGCGTGGATGGATGGCAGCCTTTTGGAGGGAAAGGGGAACAGCAGCGGTAA
- a CDS encoding LacI family DNA-binding transcriptional regulator has protein sequence MITIKDIAKLAGVSYSTVSKALNDDPRIKPATKQKVLAVAEKHQYRKNMLARQLSTGRSNIIGFVLDELSNPLFSNISGRLHTELKKRGYQMILVVADDGVDVFSQLRVDGCILWDYALDNRDVFWKKFATLNMPCFVLGTDEAPNSPYIKIDRKEGLFKAVEHLKSLGHSRIGFIGNSQHVKLEGYREALQRTGLTFNEDHVLPAYSSWEDGYFAIRNHAFGPESPTAFIGLNNLVTRGALRALLEAGYSVPRDISLIGYDDLPDMQYAEVALTTIGPSLDELAVQAAELIVSLIRDEQVDFPVVIQPKLNLRNSTAMCRQ, from the coding sequence TTGATAACCATTAAAGACATTGCGAAACTGGCGGGGGTGAGCTATAGCACGGTATCGAAGGCGCTGAATGATGATCCCCGAATCAAACCGGCAACGAAGCAGAAGGTGCTTGCGGTCGCGGAGAAACATCAATATCGGAAAAACATGCTGGCCCGGCAGCTCTCCACCGGCAGGAGCAACATCATCGGCTTTGTGCTGGATGAGCTGAGCAATCCGTTATTCTCGAACATCTCCGGCCGTCTGCACACCGAGCTGAAGAAGCGCGGATATCAGATGATTCTGGTGGTGGCCGATGATGGCGTGGATGTCTTCAGCCAGCTGCGTGTGGATGGATGTATTCTGTGGGATTATGCGCTGGACAATCGGGATGTATTTTGGAAAAAGTTCGCAACACTCAACATGCCATGTTTCGTGCTGGGTACAGATGAAGCGCCGAACTCTCCTTACATCAAGATTGATCGCAAAGAAGGGCTGTTCAAAGCAGTCGAGCATCTAAAATCGTTGGGCCACAGCCGAATTGGATTCATCGGCAACTCCCAGCATGTCAAGTTGGAGGGATACAGGGAAGCGTTGCAGCGTACAGGTCTGACCTTTAACGAGGATCATGTGCTGCCAGCGTATTCCTCCTGGGAAGACGGGTATTTTGCCATACGTAATCATGCGTTTGGGCCGGAGTCGCCGACAGCTTTTATTGGGCTGAACAACCTGGTCACCCGAGGTGCACTTCGGGCTTTGCTTGAGGCAGGTTACAGCGTTCCACGCGATATCTCTTTAATCGGGTATGATGATCTGCCGGATATGCAATATGCCGAAGTAGCCTTGACGACGATTGGCCCGTCTCTGGATGAACTGGCCGTGCAGGCAGCCGAGCTGATTGTATCGTTAATCCGTGATGAACAGGTCGACTTTCCGGTAGTCATCCAGCCCAAGCTGAACCTTCGCAATTCAACGGCAATGTGCCGACAATAA
- a CDS encoding class I SAM-dependent methyltransferase: MDRGSDFYDDEANFEKYMERRQWQENANDTLEKPVILELIGDVAGKNIVDLGCGDARFAAELLSREREGATYTGIEGSVNMIQAANESVKGLNARIEQAFMEDWTYPAEAYDLVISRLAVHYIEDVESLFRNIYDTLKENGTFVFSVEHPVITSTLQPSGTRTNWVVDQYFVEGFREQQWLGGAVKKMHRSIESYYMALQRAGFHVEHLRESAPQRAHFINEETYLRRQRIPLFLFLAARK, from the coding sequence ATGGACAGAGGATCAGACTTTTACGATGATGAGGCGAATTTTGAGAAGTATATGGAACGTCGCCAGTGGCAGGAGAATGCCAATGATACATTGGAGAAACCGGTGATACTGGAGTTGATCGGAGACGTGGCTGGCAAGAATATAGTGGACCTCGGTTGCGGGGATGCCAGGTTCGCCGCAGAATTGCTGAGCAGGGAGCGCGAAGGTGCAACGTATACGGGGATTGAGGGTTCGGTGAATATGATCCAGGCAGCTAACGAATCGGTAAAAGGATTGAATGCCCGGATTGAACAAGCATTCATGGAAGACTGGACCTACCCGGCCGAGGCGTATGATCTGGTGATATCGAGACTGGCTGTTCACTATATTGAGGATGTGGAGAGCCTGTTCCGCAACATATACGATACGTTGAAAGAGAACGGGACATTCGTATTCTCCGTAGAACATCCTGTGATCACGTCCACACTGCAACCTTCCGGGACACGAACCAATTGGGTGGTTGATCAATATTTTGTGGAAGGATTCCGTGAGCAGCAGTGGCTGGGCGGTGCTGTGAAAAAGATGCATCGTTCCATTGAATCGTACTATATGGCATTGCAGCGGGCGGGGTTTCATGTAGAACATTTACGCGAGTCAGCACCACAACGTGCCCATTTCATAAACGAGGAAACCTATCTACGCAGGCAGCGTATTCCATTGTTTCTGTTCCTGGCTGCCCGGAAATAG
- a CDS encoding ABC transporter permease subunit, which produces MSTLFNLIRRDKYLLLMFSPIFLYYLIFMYLPMPGVLLAFRNFLPGQGMLSGEWVGLRWFEQFVNSIYFWRLLRNTFLLAFLPLLFGFSIPILFAVCIVEIKNRTFKRFAQTVTYLPHFISTVVVAGMIINFLSPTDGIVNTLIASLGFEKVNFMMDAGWFRTIFTSSDIWQSFGFSSIIYIAAIMGIDPEMYDSGKIDGVNKFQELWHLTLPSIKPTIVILLLLSLGGIMSVGFEKVYLLYNGATYETADVLSTYVYRMGIEGQNYGFATAVGLFNSIITFVLVFAANSMTRRLTKMSLW; this is translated from the coding sequence ATGTCCACGCTGTTCAACCTGATTAGACGGGATAAGTATTTACTGCTGATGTTTTCACCTATTTTTCTGTATTACCTTATTTTCATGTATCTTCCGATGCCTGGCGTGCTGTTGGCATTTCGCAATTTCCTGCCGGGGCAGGGCATGCTCAGTGGGGAGTGGGTGGGACTGCGCTGGTTCGAACAGTTCGTGAATTCCATTTACTTCTGGCGGCTGCTGCGTAACACGTTCTTGCTCGCATTTCTGCCACTCCTGTTTGGCTTCTCGATCCCCATTCTGTTCGCGGTCTGCATCGTAGAGATCAAGAATCGGACATTCAAACGATTTGCCCAGACGGTTACCTACCTTCCTCACTTCATCTCCACTGTCGTTGTAGCCGGCATGATTATTAACTTCCTGTCACCAACAGACGGTATTGTGAACACCCTCATCGCGAGTCTTGGGTTCGAAAAAGTGAATTTCATGATGGATGCCGGCTGGTTCCGTACCATCTTCACAAGTTCCGACATCTGGCAGAGCTTTGGCTTCAGCTCCATCATCTACATTGCAGCCATTATGGGGATCGACCCCGAGATGTATGATTCCGGCAAAATCGACGGCGTCAACAAATTTCAGGAGCTATGGCACCTGACCCTTCCCAGTATCAAACCAACCATTGTCATTCTTCTGCTCCTATCGCTTGGCGGCATTATGAGTGTAGGTTTCGAGAAAGTATATCTGCTCTACAACGGAGCCACCTACGAAACGGCGGATGTCCTGTCCACCTATGTATACCGAATGGGGATTGAGGGCCAGAACTACGGCTTCGCCACAGCGGTCGGCCTGTTTAACTCCATTATTACCTTTGTGCTTGTGTTTGCTGCCAATTCCATGACCCGCCGCCTGACCAAGATGTCACTCTGGTAA
- a CDS encoding glycoside hydrolase family 88 protein — MQVQTQLSWSERIAATIIQQCDGDGYHAFPSGRWAYVEGMTLMAMARTGQYYGKQEYVDFMKRHMDLYIQPDGSIGTYTLEEYNLDQINQGKNLFALLDGAEDQRYAEAAHLLAAQLAGQPRTSEGGFWHKKIYPFQMWLDGLYMSSPFLAQYAKQFDCPELWDEVAHQILLIERQTRDPRTGLLYHGWDESKEQVWADSSTGCSPHFWSRAMGWYAMAIVDSVEHFPVNHAKRGTIIGIFERMCHALVRVQEQESGLWFQVLDQGFRKGNYLEASGSSMFVYALAKGVRLRYLEPNFRAAAEKGWQGLSSRLVEETADGVRLNGICHGAGLSLDRDGSYSYYVSEAVVSDSFMGVAPLLLAALEMERLP; from the coding sequence ATGCAGGTACAGACGCAGTTATCCTGGTCTGAGCGAATTGCAGCAACGATCATCCAGCAATGTGACGGGGACGGTTATCATGCGTTCCCTTCGGGACGATGGGCATACGTGGAAGGCATGACATTGATGGCGATGGCACGAACAGGGCAATATTATGGCAAGCAAGAGTATGTTGATTTCATGAAAAGACATATGGACCTGTATATCCAGCCCGACGGCTCTATCGGCACGTATACGTTGGAAGAATATAATCTGGATCAGATTAATCAGGGGAAAAATCTGTTTGCATTACTGGATGGTGCAGAAGATCAGCGTTACGCAGAAGCGGCGCATCTCCTGGCTGCACAGCTCGCAGGGCAACCTCGAACGTCGGAGGGCGGTTTCTGGCACAAAAAAATCTACCCATTCCAGATGTGGCTTGACGGCTTGTACATGTCTTCACCTTTTCTGGCTCAATATGCGAAGCAGTTCGATTGTCCGGAGTTATGGGATGAAGTGGCACATCAGATTCTGCTGATCGAACGCCAGACCCGTGATCCGCGGACCGGGCTGCTCTATCATGGCTGGGATGAATCGAAGGAGCAGGTCTGGGCCGATTCATCGACAGGTTGCTCGCCACACTTCTGGAGCCGGGCGATGGGCTGGTATGCCATGGCGATTGTAGACAGCGTGGAGCATTTCCCTGTGAATCATGCAAAGCGCGGAACCATCATCGGTATCTTCGAACGGATGTGCCACGCTTTGGTACGCGTGCAGGAGCAGGAGAGCGGGTTATGGTTCCAGGTACTGGATCAGGGCTTCCGCAAAGGCAACTATCTGGAAGCATCCGGGTCAAGCATGTTTGTATATGCACTTGCGAAAGGTGTGCGGCTGAGGTATCTGGAGCCGAATTTCAGAGCTGCGGCGGAGAAAGGATGGCAGGGACTTTCCTCCAGATTGGTGGAGGAGACGGCTGACGGCGTTCGGTTGAACGGGATCTGTCATGGTGCAGGACTAAGTCTGGACCGGGATGGCTCGTACAGCTATTATGTAAGCGAAGCAGTTGTAAGCGATTCCTTTATGGGTGTAGCTCCTCTTCTGCTGGCAGCACTGGAAATGGAGCGATTGCCATGA
- a CDS encoding extracellular solute-binding protein, with product MAAILAISLAGCSGGTGAGTDAGSTPTSSEPAFNYTGAGPVTDQPDAKLSVLGTNAWTTNVDLSTAAIVKKIESNAGVTVDWDLIPPQNYADAVNPRLAAGTGLPDIVYLPDQDQLMKYINSGLFIPINDLVEKYGVNLKKIYEKSPSVKASLTTPAGKMYYVPQQTLTRNYMPVFMVNVRWLDKLGLSEPTTLDEFTAMLRKFKTEDPNGNGQADEIPLSMEAKFVSMAFGPAFGLDLSNQFYADDQGKVHFSYYEPAYKEYLTYLNGLYKEGLLGVDYASTTSDQVTSRISQDVTGATFNFSWYMSMVYSPLFKDYNPEEPIIKGILPLKGPHGDQFYIGRTPVSGIFGITRDSKNPELAFRFLDYAVSEEAQTYYTWGIKDDTYTEENGVKTFTDKGKDNEYIQKLGIGPVNLPNIQSTDSADSVVAPWHAKMDKELEPYVREPFPFVYAQPDEASVESMAMPDITTYVEEMNFKFISGDASLDQFDSYIETLKKMNIEQVIAGRQAQYDRYKAAQK from the coding sequence ATGGCAGCGATACTGGCAATCAGCCTGGCGGGATGTAGCGGCGGAACAGGGGCGGGAACTGATGCGGGAAGTACTCCAACCAGCTCGGAACCTGCATTTAATTACACCGGTGCAGGGCCGGTAACGGATCAGCCGGATGCCAAGTTGTCTGTTCTCGGCACCAATGCCTGGACGACCAATGTGGATCTGTCTACCGCCGCCATTGTGAAGAAAATTGAGAGCAATGCCGGCGTTACAGTGGACTGGGATCTGATTCCACCGCAGAACTATGCAGATGCCGTAAATCCGAGGTTGGCTGCCGGTACCGGCTTGCCCGATATCGTGTATCTGCCTGACCAGGATCAGCTCATGAAGTACATCAACAGCGGTCTATTCATTCCGATTAATGATCTGGTGGAGAAATACGGCGTGAATCTGAAAAAAATATATGAAAAGTCGCCTTCGGTCAAAGCCAGTTTAACGACGCCAGCTGGTAAAATGTATTATGTCCCGCAGCAGACGCTCACCCGCAACTACATGCCGGTATTTATGGTTAATGTGCGCTGGCTGGATAAGCTGGGATTAAGCGAGCCGACGACGCTGGACGAATTCACAGCGATGCTGCGCAAGTTCAAGACAGAAGATCCGAACGGCAATGGGCAGGCGGATGAGATTCCGCTCTCTATGGAAGCCAAATTTGTGTCCATGGCCTTTGGCCCGGCATTTGGACTGGATCTGTCCAATCAGTTTTATGCAGACGATCAGGGCAAGGTGCATTTCAGCTATTATGAGCCGGCATACAAGGAATACCTGACCTATCTGAACGGATTGTACAAGGAAGGTCTGCTCGGGGTGGATTATGCGAGTACCACGAGTGATCAGGTCACTTCGCGCATCTCTCAGGATGTCACCGGCGCAACGTTTAATTTCAGCTGGTATATGTCGATGGTCTACAGTCCGCTGTTCAAGGATTACAATCCGGAAGAGCCGATCATCAAAGGCATTCTGCCACTGAAAGGACCACATGGCGATCAGTTCTATATCGGTCGTACCCCGGTTAGCGGCATCTTCGGCATCACGCGGGACAGCAAAAATCCGGAGCTGGCTTTCCGTTTCCTGGATTATGCGGTAAGTGAAGAGGCACAGACGTATTATACGTGGGGCATCAAGGATGACACATATACGGAAGAGAACGGCGTGAAGACATTTACGGACAAAGGCAAGGACAATGAATACATTCAGAAGCTCGGCATCGGTCCGGTGAATCTGCCAAACATTCAATCCACCGATTCTGCCGATTCCGTCGTAGCCCCTTGGCATGCAAAGATGGATAAGGAACTGGAGCCGTATGTCCGCGAACCGTTCCCGTTTGTCTATGCCCAGCCGGATGAAGCGAGCGTGGAGAGCATGGCGATGCCTGACATTACCACATATGTGGAAGAGATGAACTTCAAGTTTATTAGCGGTGACGCCAGTCTGGATCAGTTTGACAGTTATATAGAGACGTTAAAGAAGATGAATATAGAGCAGGTTATTGCAGGCAGACAGGCACAATATGACCGTTATAAGGCTGCACAGAAATAG
- a CDS encoding MFS transporter, whose product MAQATLSKMQINSSANWALAGVSFAHLLNDAMQTVVPSAFPLFQQTMQLSFAQMGWIAFTLNITASVLQPLVGYMSDRKPMPILLPGGMLFSLIGVLGLALSSELWMLLVSAAWIGIGSSILHPESSRVAHMAAGRGRGMAQSIFQVGGNTGQAIAPLLVTFILLPHGQRSFLWLMGFALIGIFIQSVVSRWYRDKLAETHIRQQQPLKSSGAKPVARPMSRGFIAFTMGILILLLFSKFVYIAGMTGYYAFYYADAYHLPLSQAQICLFILQFAGMVGTLLGGPLADRYGRKPMIWFSIAGTAPFSLLLPYAGPVLSMMLCGMIGLILMSGFSVIIVYAQELLPRHIGTVSGLFFGLSFGMAGLGSVVLGSLIDVTSVAFVIKLCSFLPLLGVCAVFLRKDQPRTA is encoded by the coding sequence ATGGCTCAGGCCACTTTAAGCAAAATGCAAATCAACTCCTCCGCCAATTGGGCACTCGCCGGAGTCAGCTTCGCCCATCTGCTGAATGATGCAATGCAGACGGTTGTTCCGTCTGCTTTCCCGCTGTTCCAGCAGACCATGCAGCTCAGTTTCGCCCAGATGGGCTGGATTGCCTTCACCCTGAACATTACGGCATCCGTCCTTCAGCCCCTGGTCGGTTATATGTCGGATCGCAAACCCATGCCGATTCTACTTCCCGGAGGCATGCTGTTCTCCCTGATCGGTGTTCTGGGCTTAGCCTTGTCTTCCGAGTTATGGATGTTGCTTGTATCGGCAGCATGGATTGGCATAGGCTCATCCATCCTCCACCCCGAATCCTCACGTGTAGCCCATATGGCGGCAGGCCGTGGACGCGGAATGGCACAGTCGATCTTCCAGGTGGGAGGCAACACAGGACAGGCCATTGCTCCATTGCTGGTTACCTTCATCCTGCTGCCACACGGGCAGCGTAGTTTTCTGTGGCTGATGGGCTTTGCCCTGATCGGCATCTTTATTCAGTCTGTTGTCAGTCGCTGGTACAGAGACAAGCTTGCCGAGACTCACATTCGCCAGCAACAGCCTCTCAAATCAAGCGGCGCAAAGCCAGTAGCTCGACCTATGAGCAGGGGATTCATCGCTTTTACAATGGGCATTCTTATCCTGCTGCTGTTCTCCAAATTCGTATATATTGCCGGCATGACCGGGTACTACGCCTTCTATTACGCTGATGCGTATCACTTGCCTCTCTCGCAGGCACAGATCTGTCTGTTTATTCTGCAATTTGCAGGCATGGTTGGAACCCTGCTCGGTGGCCCGCTCGCTGACCGCTATGGACGCAAACCGATGATCTGGTTCTCCATTGCAGGCACTGCACCGTTCTCCCTGTTGCTGCCTTATGCAGGACCCGTCTTGTCCATGATGTTGTGCGGAATGATTGGACTAATCCTGATGTCCGGCTTCAGCGTCATCATTGTTTATGCACAGGAGCTGCTTCCTCGTCATATTGGAACGGTATCCGGATTGTTTTTCGGCCTGTCATTCGGCATGGCTGGGCTTGGCTCGGTTGTGTTAGGTTCCTTAATTGACGTGACCAGCGTTGCGTTTGTTATCAAGTTATGTTCATTTTTGCCCCTGCTTGGTGTGTGTGCTGTATTTCTGCGTAAAGATCAACCAAGAACCGCGTGA
- a CDS encoding cupin domain-containing protein, giving the protein MMELNMTLNGLELWKATGGFANEPHVHDDWYQLTLPVRGQCYLVQERYDYPLQAGMGIIAHPQTEHYFEIGSDSAVIVIKFRKPPLGGLEGAGLSGDELSFDLSRRLILLRSAVCFEAGIPFCWKTCPTCCKCRKQSWQSRRI; this is encoded by the coding sequence ATGATGGAATTAAACATGACGCTAAATGGGTTGGAATTATGGAAAGCTACCGGAGGGTTCGCGAATGAACCTCATGTGCATGATGACTGGTATCAGCTAACGCTGCCGGTCAGAGGCCAATGTTATCTGGTGCAGGAACGGTATGATTATCCTCTGCAAGCAGGCATGGGGATTATTGCCCATCCTCAGACTGAGCATTATTTTGAGATAGGGTCGGATTCGGCTGTCATTGTGATCAAGTTCCGCAAACCGCCATTAGGCGGCCTTGAAGGTGCGGGGTTAAGTGGGGACGAGCTGAGTTTCGACCTGTCCAGACGTTTGATCCTGCTGAGATCAGCAGTCTGTTTCGAAGCTGGAATTCCATTTTGTTGGAAGACGTGCCCGACTTGCTGCAAGTGCAGGAAACAGAGCTGGCAATCGAGACGTATCTAA
- a CDS encoding ABC transporter ATP-binding protein: protein MIIDVQHVTWQRGPLTLLNDVSWQVKDGEHWALLGLNGSGKTTLLNMITGYLWPTEGKICVLGHEYGDVDLRQLRKSIGWVSSSLQEKLYGTDRTQYVVISGKHATIGLYDKLADDDLDQAQELMRTLGCQHLWDREYRTCSQGEKQKLLIARALMANPRVLILDEPCNGLDLFSRERLLDSIRELSQRPDTPSLIYVTHHTEEILPVFSHSLLLRRGEIVNSGLTNELMNTEVLSNFFEASVEVDRHGERVYVRAAADS, encoded by the coding sequence ATGATTATTGATGTACAGCATGTCACTTGGCAAAGGGGACCCCTAACCCTGCTGAACGATGTGAGCTGGCAGGTTAAAGACGGTGAACACTGGGCGTTGCTTGGCCTGAATGGCTCTGGAAAAACAACACTCCTGAACATGATCACCGGTTATCTCTGGCCTACCGAAGGCAAGATATGCGTGCTAGGTCATGAATATGGGGATGTGGATCTGAGACAGCTCCGCAAATCCATCGGCTGGGTCAGTTCGTCGCTGCAAGAGAAATTGTACGGCACGGATCGCACGCAGTATGTCGTAATCAGCGGCAAACATGCCACCATTGGCTTGTATGACAAGCTAGCGGATGATGATCTGGATCAGGCACAGGAATTGATGCGAACCCTGGGCTGTCAGCACCTGTGGGATCGTGAATATCGTACCTGTTCTCAAGGCGAGAAACAGAAACTCCTTATTGCCCGAGCACTCATGGCCAATCCGCGCGTACTCATTCTGGATGAGCCTTGCAATGGACTGGATCTGTTCTCAAGAGAGCGATTGCTGGACAGCATTCGTGAATTATCACAGCGTCCAGACACGCCTTCACTCATCTATGTCACCCATCATACCGAGGAAATATTGCCCGTGTTTAGTCATAGCCTCCTGCTTCGACGTGGCGAAATTGTGAATAGCGGACTAACGAACGAGCTGATGAACACCGAAGTGCTGAGCAACTTCTTCGAGGCCTCTGTGGAAGTTGATCGGCACGGGGAACGTGTGTATGTCAGAGCTGCAGCGGATTCCTAA
- a CDS encoding AraC family transcriptional regulator translates to MLEDVPDLLQVQETELAIETYLRRTLTGQENGKGTIAPGTFMDPHLQRVLDYIHSAYTGPMDIDSMAMVAHQSRHHFMRSFKALTGTTPYQYLLNLRVEEASRRLRLTTDSVTKISYDLGFSSVSQLYRAFQRVYVMTPMQYRNQV, encoded by the coding sequence TTGTTGGAAGACGTGCCCGACTTGCTGCAAGTGCAGGAAACAGAGCTGGCAATCGAGACGTATCTAAGACGCACATTGACGGGGCAGGAAAATGGTAAAGGGACTATAGCTCCCGGTACATTCATGGATCCTCATCTCCAACGCGTGCTGGATTACATTCACAGTGCCTACACTGGCCCAATGGATATTGATTCGATGGCAATGGTTGCACATCAGAGCCGGCATCATTTTATGCGTTCCTTCAAGGCTCTTACGGGAACAACGCCGTATCAATATTTGCTGAATTTGCGCGTAGAAGAAGCTTCCAGGAGGCTCCGCCTTACAACAGATTCAGTTACCAAAATCAGTTATGATCTGGGATTTTCCAGTGTCAGCCAGTTATATAGAGCTTTTCAGCGAGTGTATGTTATGACACCGATGCAATATCGGAATCAGGTGTAG
- a CDS encoding carbohydrate ABC transporter permease, with amino-acid sequence MQKSRSDRLFYGCVYLLTILAVVVTLYPFLYVISISFSSVDAIDKQKVVLWPVGFTLSGYQMVLQYKELWVSFYNTLWYTVVGTLLNIVATCLAAFPLSRQQFFLRRKLNFFIAFTMYFSGGLIPVYMLITSLGLYNTRWVMVLPVLVITFNVMICRSAFEGIPNEIFESASIDGANEMTMLYRLAVPIIKPTLAVLTLYYAVFHWNNFFSALLYLGKQDMQPLQMFLRRVLIMASPEVMQKMGGTMTSGALAVSTLQVRYVSIVVSILPIVTIYPFIQRYFVKGITLGAVKG; translated from the coding sequence ATGCAAAAATCGAGAAGTGACCGTTTGTTCTACGGATGTGTCTATCTGCTGACCATACTGGCGGTTGTTGTCACGTTGTATCCCTTTCTGTACGTCATCAGCATTTCATTCAGCTCTGTGGATGCCATCGACAAACAAAAAGTTGTATTGTGGCCGGTCGGGTTTACCCTGTCAGGATACCAAATGGTACTGCAATACAAAGAGTTATGGGTTTCATTCTACAATACCCTTTGGTACACCGTGGTGGGTACATTGTTGAACATTGTGGCCACATGTCTTGCCGCGTTTCCATTATCCAGGCAGCAGTTTTTCTTACGCCGCAAGCTGAATTTTTTCATTGCTTTCACCATGTATTTCTCGGGTGGACTTATCCCGGTCTACATGCTGATTACCTCGCTTGGGCTCTACAATACCCGCTGGGTCATGGTGCTGCCCGTGCTGGTCATTACGTTTAACGTCATGATCTGCCGTTCGGCCTTTGAAGGCATTCCGAATGAGATTTTCGAAAGTGCCAGTATCGACGGGGCCAACGAGATGACGATGCTCTATCGTCTGGCGGTTCCCATCATCAAGCCGACACTGGCTGTGCTCACGCTGTACTATGCGGTATTCCACTGGAACAACTTTTTCTCGGCCCTGTTATATCTGGGCAAACAGGATATGCAGCCCTTGCAGATGTTCCTGCGAAGGGTGCTGATCATGGCATCACCGGAAGTGATGCAGAAGATGGGCGGCACGATGACATCGGGGGCGCTGGCGGTATCGACCCTGCAAGTCCGTTATGTATCCATTGTAGTTAGCATTCTACCTATTGTTACGATCTACCCGTTTATCCAACGGTACTTCGTTAAGGGCATCACCCTCGGAGCCGTGAAAGGATAG